The Apis cerana isolate GH-2021 linkage group LG12, AcerK_1.0, whole genome shotgun sequence genome window below encodes:
- the LOC108003838 gene encoding basic proline-rich protein-like isoform X6 has protein sequence MRILLIATIVAVLSTHHAQASSEKSKRAIASNGGYIYEPPHEKLPLPPRTIQTKPPIEVSTGYNYPRPTNEFTLPSQTQSSYDRPSGPLTTPRTPTPSPFFPSEKPRPTVPSYKPNDYDIYPQTFPPGPKVTPPSKTPTYDYSQPPPTLFPPSQTKIPGYDYPRPPPGPSPFPPKTSTPAPPFPPRPPSPPKTPGYDYPGPPSPFQPQQPSKPTIPAPSFPPRPPSPPKTPGYDYPGPPSPFQPQQPPKPPTLAPPFPPRPPSPPKTPGYDYPGPPSPFQPQQPPKPPTLAPPFPPRPPSPPKTPGYDYPRPPFQPQQPSKPPTPAPPFPPRPPSPPKTPGYDYPGSPSPFQPQQPPKPPTLAPSFPPRPPSPPKTPGYDYPGPPSPFQPQQPPKPPTLAPSFPPKPPSPPKTPGYDYPRPSSPFPPPQPPKTSTPTPPPFPPRPSSPPKTPGYDYPGPPSPFPPPQPPKTSTPAPPFSPRPPSPPKTPGYDYPGPPSPYQPPQPPKPPIPAPPFPPRPPLPPKTPDYDYPGPPSPYQPPQPPPKPPTPAPPFPPRPTTPPKTPGYDYPGPPTPRPLPPQPPGYNYPSPPRTPAPPPPYPPQTLQPQPSTPYIPPFPSPRPPSFPPDTAPGTPPFQYIPPKPLPPSTSPKTPSPYPSKSPPLPPRPPQPPSPPGYLPPAPPGPPPITRPPSPYVPPTSRPPQPPSPYIPPSPPTSRPPQPPSPYIPPSPPTSRPPQPPTPYIPPSPPTTSRPPPPPTPYIPPSPPTIRPPQPPTPYLPPSPPTSRPPPPPTPYVPPSPPTSRSPPPTPYVPPSPPTSRPPPPPTPYIPPSPPTNRPPPTPYLPPSPPTSRPPPSPTPYVPPLPPTSRPPQPPSPYVPPSPPTSRPPPTPYIPPSPPTSRPPPPPTPYIPPSPPTSRPPPPPTPYLPPSPPTSRPPPPTPYVPPSLPTSRPPQPPSPYVPPSPPTSRPPPPPTPYVPPSPPTSRPPPPPTPYLPPSPPTSRPPSPQPPITRPPPTGPTYLPPSPPVTRPPSPPSPPVTRPPSPPSPPVTRPPSPPSPPVTRPPSPPSPPVTRPPSTPNLPPNINTKPSTQGNTYLPPHSTQRTSTPRIPTTTPISPTYTYPSSTYPDGNLYPSTRPPPYLPPSTPSTPRVTVTPPPPPEPIYTSVPTSTIYTSPPTGKPASSPTVPPTTKRPIGYFYAVPENPFELPPFDDERRFS, from the coding sequence aacaATTCAAACAAAGCCACCAATAGAGGTTTCAACAGGATATAATTATCCAAGACCTACTAATGAATTTACGCTGCCATCTCAAACTCAATCGTCTTATGACAGACCAAGTGGGCCACTTACAACACCAAGAACACCGACGCCATCACCATTTTTCCCATCAGAAAAACCAAGACCAACAGTTCCATCATATAAACCAAATGATTATGACATTTATCCACAAACATTTCCGCCAGGACCGAAAGTAACACCGCCATCCAAAACGCCAACTTATGATTATTCACAACCACCTCCAACACTTTTCCCACCATCGCAAACCAAAATACCAGGTTACGATTACCCACGACCACCTCCAGGACCGTCACCTTTTCCACCGAAAACTTCAACTCCTGCACCACCTTTCCCCCCAAGACCACCCTCACCACCTAAAACACCAGGTTATGATTATCCAGGACCACCATCACCTTTCCAACCACAACAACCATCAAAACCTACAATTCCCGCGCCATCTTTCCCACCAAGACCTCCCTCTCCACCTAAAACACCAGGTTATGATTATCCAGGACCACCATCACCTTTTCAACCACAACAACCACCAAAACCTCCAACTCTCGCACCACCTTTCCCACCAAGACCTCCCTCACCACCTAAAACACCAGGTTATGATTATCCAGGACCACCATCACCTTTTCAACCACAACAACCACCAAAACCTCCAACTCTCGCACCACCTTTCCCGCCAAGACCACCCTCACCACCCAAAACGCCAGGTTATGATTATCCAAGACCACCTTTTCAACCGCAACAACCATCAAAACCTCCAACTCCTGCACCACCTTTCCCTCCAAGACCTCCCTCACCACCCAAAACGCCAGGTTATGATTATCCAGGATCACCATCACCTTTTCAACCACAACAACCACCAAAACCTCCAACTCTAGCACCATCTTTTCCACCAAGGCCTCCTTCACCACCTAAAACACCAGGTTATGATTATCCAGGACCACCATCACCTTTTCAACCACAACAACCACCAAAACCTCCAACTCTAGCACCATCTTTTCCACCAAAGCCTCCTTCACCACCTAAAACACCAGGTTATGATTATCCAAGACCATCATCACCTTTTCCACCACCACAGCCGCCGAAAACTTCAACTCCTACACCACCTCCTTTCCCTCCAAGACCTTCCTCACCACCCAAAACACCAGGTTATGATTATCCAGGACCACCATCACCTTTTCCACCACCACAGCCGCCGAAAACTTCAACTCCAGCACCACCTTTCTCTCCAAGACCTCCTTCACCACCTAAAACACCAGGTTATGATTATCCAGGGCCACCATCACCTTATCAACCACCACAACCACCAAAACCTCCAATTCCCGCACCACCTTTCCCACCAAGGCCTCCCTTACCACCCAAAACACCTGATTATGATTATCCAGGACCACCATCACCTTATCAACCACCACAACCACCACCAAAACCTCCAACTCCCGCACCACCTTTCCCCCCAAGACCTACCACACCTCCCAAAACACCAGGTTATGATTATCCAGGACCACCAACACCAAGACCATTACCGCCACAGCCACCTGGTTATAATTATCCATCTCCTCCGCGAACTCCAGCACCACCTCCCCCTTATCCACCACAAACATTGCAGCCACAACCATCTACACCATATATAcctccttttccttctccACGACCACCAAGTTTTCCACCTGATACAGCGCCGGGAACACCACCATTCCAGTATATTCCGCCAAAACCTTTACCACCTTCTACATCACCAAAAACTCCATCTCCATATCCATCAAAATCTCCACCTCTTCCACCTAGACCACCACAGCCACCTTCACCACCTGGATACTTACCGCCAGCACCACCTGGACCTCCACCAATAACACGACCGCCCTCACCTTATGTACCACCTACAAGTCGTCCACCACAACCACCCTCACCTTATATACCTCCTTCACCACCAACGAGTCGTCCACCACAACCACCCTCACCTTATATACCTCCTTCACCACCAACGAGTCGTCCACCACAACCACCCACACCTTATATACCTCCTTCACCACCGACAACAAGTcgtccaccaccaccacctacACCTTATATACCTCCTTCACCTCCTACGATTCGTCCACCACAACCACCTACACCTTATCTACCTCCTTCACCACCAACGAGTcgtccaccaccaccaccaacaCCTTATGTACCTCCTTCACCACCAACGAGTCGTTCACCACCACCCACACCTTACGTACCTCCTTCACCACCAACGAGTcgtccaccaccaccacccacACCTTATATACCCCCTTCACCACCAACGAATCGTCCACCACCCACACCTTATCTACCTCCGTCGCCACCAACAAGTCGTCCACCGCCATCACCTACACCTTATGTACCACCATTACCACCCACAAGTCGTCCACCACAACCACCCTCACCTTATGTACCTCCTTCACCACCAACGAGTCGTCCACCACCAACACCTTATATACCTCCTTCACCACCAACCAGTcgtccaccaccaccaccaacaCCTTATATACCTCCTTCACCACCAACGAGTcgtccaccaccaccacctacACCTTATCTACCTCCTTCACCACCAACGAGTCGTCCACCACCACCAACACCTTATGTACCTCCTTCACTACCAACGAGTCGTCCACCACAACCACCCTCACCTTATGTACCTCCTTCACCACCAACAAGTcgtccaccaccaccaccaacaCCTTATGTACCTCCTTCACCACCAACAAGTcgtccaccaccaccacccacACCTTATCTACCTCCTTCACCACCAACAAGTCGTCCACCATCTCCGCAACCTCCGATAACGCGGCCACCCCCAACTGGACCAACATATTTACCTCCTTCACCACCTGTAACACGTCCACCTTCACCCCCATCTCCACCTGTTACACGTCCACCTTCACCTCCATCTCCACCTGTTACTCGTCCACCTTCACCCCCATCTCCACCTGTTACACGTCCACCTTCACCTCCATCTCCACCTGTTACACGTCCGCCTTCAACACCAAATCTACCTCCCAACATAAATACAAAGCCATCTACCCAAGGCAACACGTATTTGCCTCCTCATAGTACTCAAAGAACTTCTACTCCGAGAATTCCAACAACCACTCCAATTTCACCTACGTATACATATCCTAGCTCTACATATCCAGACGGAAATTTATATCCCAGTACGCGACCTCCGCCATACCTTCCACCTTCTACTCCATCCACACCTCGCGTCACGGTGACACCACCGCCTCCACCCGAACCAATTTACACCTCTGTGCCAACATCGACGATCTATACTTCACCGCCAACTGGCAAACCCGCTTCATCACCTACTGTACCACCAACCACGAAGAGGCCCATTGGCTATTTCTATGCCGTACCGGAGAATCCGTTCGAGTTGCCGCCGTTCGATGACGAGAGGCGATTTAGTTGA